The stretch of DNA ATCATACGTTTAGGATCAACACCAATTGTGGTAGCATAAGCCATTACAGCTTCTGCACGTTTTTGAGAAAGTGTCATGTTATATTCCGGCTTACCAGTATTATCAGTATGACCTTTGATTTGAACATAAGTATCAGGGTATTTAACCATGATTTCTGATAACTGTTTAACAGATTTCTTTGAAGCATCTTTTAAGTCGTATTTGTTTACATCAAATAATACACCTGACTCAAGGGTAACCTTCAAAGCCTCGCCATTGTTGATCTCTTCAACTTTTGCGTTAGGAACTGTTTCCTCGATTTCTTTCTTCTGTTTGTCCATGTACTTACCGATGTAAGCACCACTCACTCCTCCAACTGCACCGCCAATTAAAGCGCCGATTGCAGTATTTCCTGCTGCTTTTCCGATAAGAGCTCCGATTGCCGCGCCAGAACCTGCTCCAATAGCTGCTCCTTTTTGTGTTCCGGTCATGTTTTTACAGCCGGGCATTATGCTTACGAGTGTTATTAATGCGGCTAATACTAGTGCTTTAGTTTTCATAAGAAATTTATTTTTACTATTTAATTTACAAAGGTTTTATGACAATTGGAGTGCCAATTGTTATAAACGTTTAATTATTGTCTCATGTTATCTGCCTACAAAATTCGTCATTTTATCCTTTAAAAATGTCCATCTGTCGTTAAAAATATCTTTACATCACTCTTAATTGTATTTTAGCGTTATGAGTCAGCCAGATAAAAAAAAGGAAGATCAAAAACATTCGCTTTTATACTACAATTTGAAGTATGCGCGGGTTGGACTATTAGTTGGTGTGGGAATTTGTGCCCTCAACTTCTTCCATGATTTTACGCTTTCATGGAAATCCGTTTTTGCCTGCTTCCTCTTTTCCATGACTATCACCTTATCCATTACCAATCTTATCTACTTGTCTCACTGCTTGTTTAAACGTCAGGATGTTAGGAATGTTAGATTTGTGGTGTTGAATTTTATCCTAATGGGAGTCGGTATTTTTGTCGCTACTGAATTCTGTTTTTTTGTGTTGTATTTGCTCGATGGAAAATGGACACCGATGAAAGAGCAATACAACAATTTGGTATTTAACCTGTTCCTAGGATTTTTTATTGGTGGTTACAATCACATAATTACACTGCAAAAAGAAAATTACGAGTATAGATTAAAAGAAAACGAATATCAGCTTACAAAGCTGCAAGAATTAAAAATACGAGCTGAATTAGAAACGTTGCAAGCCAAGATCAATCCACATTTTCTTTACAACTCACTTAATTCAATTGCCTCATTGGTTTATACTGACCCTGAAAAAGCTGAGAAAATGGTACTGATGCTTTCCAAATTGTTCAGAGTCTCCATTAATTCGGGTGAAGAAAACTTTGGAACTATCGCTAATGAAATTGATATTGTTAAAACCTACCTTGATATTGAAAACATTCGCCTTGGAGATCGACTTTCCGTGAAAATTTCTGTTAAAGATGAATTGCAGGATGTAAAAATACCAAGGTTTCTATTACAACCATTAGTGGAGAACTCCATTAAACATGGTATTTCAAAAGTGGCCGAAAAAGGAGAAGTAATCATAGAAGTAAAGGCTTTGCCAGATAATAAGTTAGCTATTTGGGTTGCAGATAACGGACCTGCATTCCCCGAAGTTTTAGAGCCAGGATATGGGATGCAAAGCACATTTGACAAGTTAAAATTGCTCTACGGAGATGATCACGTGCTTAATATATTGTCGACTCCCCATAAAGGAATACAAATTATTATTCCGAACTTAGTTGTTAAACAATTAGCACATGAAATTTATTAATCGCTTCTCGCTGCATATTCATTTTTTGCAGCCTTATCTCGAATGGTACAATTCAATATTTCCGGAAGAAGCCTTTCCTTCAGTAGAAGAAATAAATAAAACGGAAAAAACCACTTATCTGATCCCTGTTTTTGATAATGATGAAGAGATAGAAGAATATTTGAAAGAAAATTTTGAGACATTCTTTGTTGATGAACTTTTTGCGGTTTCTATGGCACAGGAAACCTGGCCGCAAGATATTACGTGGGAACTTTTCAATGAATGGTTCGAAATTGATGTTACGCCAATGGTAGTTGATTATGGTGAAGAAGAGCTGATCGATGAAGGCGAAGGGTTTGTGGAATTTTGGGATGAAGAAGAGGAAGAGGATGGAAAACCTAATGATGAAGATAGTGCTGATTTTGACAGTGACGATAAAATACGTCACCTGCCTAAGCCTCCCCAAAATTAATGCAACAGTTTAAAACAATTATTATTGATGATGAACCTTTAGCTCGTAATCGCTTGCGTCGGTTACTTGGGGCGTTTTCATCTGTTTTCTCCATAGAGGCCGAGGCTGCCAATGGACAAGAAGGGCTGGAATTAATAGAGGAAATCCAACCTGATCTTATTTTTCTTGATATCGAAATGCCTGTTTTAACAGGCTTCGATATGCTAAAGAAGCTCATTTTTTTTCCGTTGGTTATTTTCACTACAGCTTATGATCAATATGCAATTAAAGCTTTTGAAGAAAATTCTATTGATTATTTGCTAAAGCCCATTGAACCGGAGCGTCTTGAATTAACCGTTGCCAAGCTTCAGAAGCTATCTTTAAGTAATAGCAATGGCGGTAATAACGCAATGTTGTTAGGCTTAATTGATAAACTTCAGCCTAAAAAGGAGCTTAAATCAATCCCGGTAAAAATTGGAGACCGGATACTATTGATTAAAACTTCTGAAATCAGTCATATTGAAGCTGACGATAAGTATGTTTCTCTTAAAACGCTTAAGGGAGAATCTTATCTGACAGATTATACTTTGTCTTCATTGGAATTAAAGTTGCCTGAAGCATTTACCCGTGTTCATCGAGGCTGTATTATTAATACGGAGAACATGAAAGAAATCAGGAAAGGATTTAATGGAGGATTAATCGCTATGATGAATGATATTCACGGGACAAAGGTAAACACAAGCCGTGGGTATACCGATAATTTAAAACGGTTGTTAGAGATATAAAATTTCAAGCAAAGCCGTAAGGGGGCAAAGTAATTAAACTTTTTAACCTTGCGGCTTTGCAGGCCTTTTTACTTAGTCTTGTAAAGAGGTGTTCTTTTTGCTAAGTAATCAATCCCAGATAAATAGGCATTATAGGTTGGATAGAACGATAACCAGTTTTGGTCAAACGATTTCTCTCCTTTAGCATTATAAACTTTTATCGTCACAGTGGAGTTGAAATTGTCTTCGTTAGTTTGTGTGTATTTTTCCGTTTTTTCTTTTTCTAAGCTTGAGGTATCAGTTTTTCGCGAATAGTCTTCTTTAATAGTGTTACTTACTTTGGCCCTTGTAACACTTCCTAATACAATCCACTCCACCCCTAAGATTTTGCAGAGTTCGCTTGGGGTATAGTTCCTTACAGAAACGTCTATGCCACTTCGTTTTAATAGAATGTTGGTTTCATACACATCTTGATAAACGTAAGTACCCGACTTCTCTGAAATTTTTCGATGAAAGGCATCCTGAGCGTCAAAAGGAATATTGTCATTTGCAAACCCCTCACTATTAAAGATAAAAGGTAAAATCGCTACGGAGTTTTTTATGATTTCTTTTGTCGATGCGGATGAGGTTTCACGAGGCTTTGAATAATACTCGATTCTACCATTACCGAAAATAACCTGTGCAATTTCCTCTTTATGGTAAACATAACTTGTATTTTCTCCTTTAGGAGAGAAGTAAACGTTGTCTCGGGTTATGTCAGAAATATTCCCAACATTAATTTTCCCACTGTTAAATTTCAGCGTGTCGCTTACACTATAACTTTGTCCATAACTGCTGTATGCAATTAAGGTGCATACAATAAAAATCATCCTTTTCATTTTCTCGATATTTCCGTTTTTCAATTCAGATAAGATATCTGCTAATTGTTGGCAAAATATAGAAAAGGAGGATTTCAAAAAACGCTTAGCCAATTTGTTACCTTATTTAACAGCAACAAGCGCATAAACCATAGGAATTTTACCCTCCATTGATTTGATCATGAACTTGCCCGGCTCCACTTCAATGGTATTGTTAAAACAATTATAAGGCGAGTAATTGAACTCCTCAAATTTTTGAATTGATAATCCTTGATTAATTAAGGCTGTAAAAACTTCACTTAAGCTGTGGTTCCATGAAATCTCAGTATTTGTGATGTCTGCATCACGGTCGGCATAAGTCCCTGAGTTCGTTTCAATGATCGGATCTGCCTTAAAATATTCATAAGCAATCGTCTTAAACTCATAATCAAACATCCATACAAAAGGATGAAACTCCGCAAATACAAACTTGCCGCCAGGTTTAAGAAATTTGGAAATTATTGCTGCCCATTTGTCAAGATCAGGTAGCCATCCAATTGTACCATAGCTGGTATAAACAATATCAAATTGCTGTTCAAGATGATTTGGAAGTTCATACAGATCGCAACAATAAAATTGAGCGTCCAATCCTAATTCCTTATTTAACTTCCTGGCCGCATCGATGGCCTTATCTGAAAAATCAACACCGGTAACTTTAGCGCCTAAACGAGCTAATGATAATGTATCCTGACCGAAATGACATTGCAAGTGCAGCACTGATTTTTTGCTTATATCTCCTAAGAGATCAAGTTCAATTGATTTTAGGGATGAAACACCCTGAATAAAATCATCAACACCATAAAATCCAGAGTTTAGATGATAATCAACCTTATCATTCCAAAGCTTACGGTTAATTTCAATATAGTTGGGTGTATTAGTCATAATTTGCAATAGTTTATAATAGTTAATTGCCGACAAAATCCGGCGAAGCTGCTATCTTTTTTAACATAACAGGCACAATACGCTTATGAAATGGTTTTACAAAAAAGAAGTAAAATTTTCCGAACCAATTATGGTAATTAACAACTGTTGAGATGGTAATTGAAGAGTTGGTGTTTCCTGTTTGTTGAGCTAGCAATGAAACTTTAAAATCAAGATGCCTATCATTCTCTCCCATTATTATTTCATTTTCCGTCTTCTCTAGTATTTTGAACAAACCAACTGAAGTCCCAACCTGGTAAGAAGTCGGAAGATTCTGACGTGAACTTTCCTTGCCTGTTTTCAGTCCAAAGATAGCTACAACCTTATTCCGAAGTTCAAATAATCCTTTTATCCACTTTGAATCGGATGAAAAGAATGCTTTGGCTAATGAATCAGGAGAAATAGTTTTGGAAGATGGTACAACTATTTGGTAAGCATCAACATAATCATAAAGTTGATTATTGCTTAAAACAGACTGGTCAGGTAAATAACTGTGAAATACAGAAGCTGAAGAGGCGTTTTTCATGCTGTAAAGCTAAGCATTTCAGATGAAAGTCTTGAAAGCTCAGCTTTACAGGATAATGACTTAGCTATTGACAGAGTCGGGGAAAGTTTACCATCCCCCGCCCAAAGCCTTATACAGTTGCACAGTGGCAGAAAGTTGATTCTGTTTTGTGATGGATTTTTGTAACTCTGATTCATAAAGCTGCCTTTCTGACTCCAACACCTCTAAAAAGGTAGTGAAACCGCCATCATAACGTGCGCGTGAAAGACGGGCAATGTTTCTGTTGGCAGTTACCTCACGATTACGGGCTGCGTATTCGTCCTGATAAGTGTTAACTGCTTTTAAAGAAGTTTCAACATCACTAAAGGCGATGAGAACAGTTTTTTCATATTGATACATCAACTGTTCTGTTCTACTTCGTTCTATTTCCACCCGCCTTTTGTTTTGTCCGAAACGGAAAATTGGTCCGAAGAGCTGGCCGGCAATACCTGTTGCCAGAGAACCATTATCAATTAAGTTACTTAGATCAGAGCTAGACACACCTCCAAATCCGGTCAATGATAATGAAGGAAACCGAAGTGCTTGAGCAACTCCTATCTGTTCATTTTGTGATATTAGTGATTGTTCAGCAGCTCGTACATCAGGTCTTTTTTCCAATAATTCGGATGGCAATCCGGCAGGGATTTCAAGCTGAATGTTTTGTTCACTATTTTGCATACCACGAATAATACTTCCTGGTGAACGGCCCAATAAAACCTGAAGCGCATTTTCTACACTAACGATATCACGTTCAATAGAAGGAATATTAGCTGCGGCAAAAGCAACCTGTTGCTCTGCTTGAAATTTATCTATTTCTGCAACATATCCTTTCTCAAAACGAGCACTTATTAGCACATAACTTTCTTCGCGGGTTTGAACTGTATTTCTTGAGATAGCCAGGCGTTCATCAAGTCCCCTAAGTTGAAAATAAAGATCGGCTACCTGCGCAATAACACTAATCGTTATGGCTTTCTGGTTTTCCTGGTCTGCTAACAGTTGTGCATAAGCCGAACGATTTGCATGGCGAAATTTTCCCCATAGATCAATTTCCCAGTTAAGACTTCCAAGTAAGCTATAGCTTTCTCCATCAATGCCAATTCCGGTAGTTTGAGCATTCTCATTTAGTTTTGTATAGGAAGCCTTTGCATTGTAATCGAGGAATGGGTATAGGTTTGCCTTGTTAAAACCTAAAACTGCCTTCGATTCTTCCACTCGTGCAATAGCTGTCTTCAGGTCCTTATTTTCATCCAGGGCAACTCTTACCAGTGATTGTAATGTAGTATCCTGATAGAGCTCCCACCATTTAATATTGGCAATTGAATCTCTTCTAAGTGAGTCTGATTGCTGAGCGTAATTATTAGGCACATTCATCTGTGGCCTCGAATATTTAGGACCGACCAGACAACTCGAAACCAGTGGCAACAGGCTTATGAATAGGATAAATCTTTTCATGTTAATTTCCCGTTTTTTGTTCAGCACTTTGATCCGTTTTATTTTTTTTCTTTCCAAGTGTTTCAATCCAATTAAAGAAAGAAGGCACCAGCAATACCCCTAAAAATGTGGCAACCAGCATTCCTGCAAAAACGGCCATTCCCATTACCTTACGCGCTTCAGCGCCGGCACCTGCAGCTGTTAATAGAGGAACTACGCCAAGAATGAATGCAAAAGCAGTCATTAGGATTGGCCTAAAACGAAGGCGTGCGGCTTCAATTGCCGAATCAAAAATGGATTTTCCATGTTTTTCGTGCGCTTCTTTGGCGAACTCAACGATCAGGATGGCATTTTTGGCCGACAAGCCTATCAGCATAACCAGACCAATTTGAGCAAAAACATTGTTTTGATAACTCGAGCTAAAGAAACCACATAGCCATAAACCCAGGAAGGCTCCGAAAACTGCTATTGGCGTTCCAAGCAAAACACTGAAAGGTAATCGCCAGCTTTCATATTGGGCAGCTAAGATTAAGAATACGAATACAAGTGCCGTAGCAAACATTACAGCAGCAGTTCCTTCCGCAGCCTTTTCTTGGTATGACATGTTACTCCATGAATAACCCATGCCTTTGGGCAGAACCTCATTTGCTGTTTCTTCAAGTGCTGCCAAAGCTTGTGAGGAACTGTATCCTTCGGCTGGTGTCCCGTTTACCTCTGCTGCTCTAAACATATTAAAGCGGTTGGTATATTCTGGTCCTGTAGTATCAGAAACTGTAACTAACGTGTTTACCGGGACTATTGTGCCATTTCTACTCCTTACAAAGAATAGGTTTAAATCTTGCGGACTAAGCCGGTATTGAGATTCGGCCTGTACAAATACTTTATATTGCCGCCCAAATTTGTTAAAGTCATTTACATAAGAACTACCCAGATAAGCCGAGATAGTACTGTTGATTTCAGAGATATCCACTCCAAGTTTTTCTGCTTTATCCAGATCAAGGACTATTCTTTTCTGAGGAACGTTTGAGCGATAAACAGAGTATATTTTGCCAATTTCAGGTCTTTTTGAGGCCGCAGCGATAAACTTCCTTGTTTCATTACTTAAATATTCAGGTGTGTTACCTGTTTTATCCTGTATCATAATCGTAAAACCGGCCCCTGTTCCTAGACCAACAATTGGAGGCGGACCAAAAGCAATAGCGGTTGCTTCAGTTATTTCACGGGCAAATTCACTATTAGTTTGTTTAATAATATCAAAAACAGTGTGTTTACGTTCTTCCCAGGGCTTTAATGCCACAAACACAAATGCTGTATTGGTGGAGTACGATCCGGTGATCATACTGTACCCCATAATGGTGGAGTAATACTGCACACCATCAATTTTGGACATGATCTGTTCTATCTTTCTTGCCACTTCATCACTTCTGTTTAGTGACGCTGCATCCGGCAATTGAATATTTAGCATGAAATATCCCTGATCTTCTTCAGGAACAAATCCTGCAGGAATTGCTTTTCCTAATAAACCAACTGCAACAACAAGTATGATAATGAATAAAATAGCCCGATATGATTTTCTCAGCAAGGCAGTTACCGCGTTCACATACTTATTGGTAAAGCGGTCGAACATGTTGTTAAACTTGGTAAAGAAACGGTCTAACCAACCCTTTTGTTCCTGCTTCGGCCGTAATAACATCGCAGCCAGTGCCGGACTTAAGGTTAACGCGTTGAAGGCAGAGAATATAACGGAAATAGCAATGGTAATTGCGAACTGTTGGTAAAGCCGCCCGGTAATGCCTCCAGCCAAAGCTACCGGAATAAATACTGCTGCTAAAATCAGGGCAATGGCTACAACGGGCCCACCTACTTCCTTCATCGCCTTTTGTGTTGCCTCCTTCGGATTCATGCCGTGTTCAATGTTATGAATTACAGCTTCCACTACCACAATGGCATCATCCACCACAATACCGATGGCCAATACCAAACCCAATAAGGATAGCACATTTACTGAAAAACCCAAAAGTGGGAAAATAATAAACGTTCCTATCAAAGAAACGGGTACGGTTAGTAATGGAATAAGGGTGG from Solitalea canadensis DSM 3403 encodes:
- a CDS encoding class I SAM-dependent methyltransferase, which gives rise to MTNTPNYIEINRKLWNDKVDYHLNSGFYGVDDFIQGVSSLKSIELDLLGDISKKSVLHLQCHFGQDTLSLARLGAKVTGVDFSDKAIDAARKLNKELGLDAQFYCCDLYELPNHLEQQFDIVYTSYGTIGWLPDLDKWAAIISKFLKPGGKFVFAEFHPFVWMFDYEFKTIAYEYFKADPIIETNSGTYADRDADITNTEISWNHSLSEVFTALINQGLSIQKFEEFNYSPYNCFNNTIEVEPGKFMIKSMEGKIPMVYALVAVK
- a CDS encoding LytR/AlgR family response regulator transcription factor; protein product: MQQFKTIIIDDEPLARNRLRRLLGAFSSVFSIEAEAANGQEGLELIEEIQPDLIFLDIEMPVLTGFDMLKKLIFFPLVIFTTAYDQYAIKAFEENSIDYLLKPIEPERLELTVAKLQKLSLSNSNGGNNAMLLGLIDKLQPKKELKSIPVKIGDRILLIKTSEISHIEADDKYVSLKTLKGESYLTDYTLSSLELKLPEAFTRVHRGCIINTENMKEIRKGFNGGLIAMMNDIHGTKVNTSRGYTDNLKRLLEI
- a CDS encoding OmpA family protein gives rise to the protein MKTKALVLAALITLVSIMPGCKNMTGTQKGAAIGAGSGAAIGALIGKAAGNTAIGALIGGAVGGVSGAYIGKYMDKQKKEIEETVPNAKVEEINNGEALKVTLESGVLFDVNKYDLKDASKKSVKQLSEIMVKYPDTYVQIKGHTDNTGKPEYNMTLSQKRAEAVMAYATTIGVDPKRMMAQGMGITEPVADNNTTAGRAQNRRVEFFIVANDKLKQEAAKSSGGKK
- a CDS encoding DUF2867 domain-containing protein, which translates into the protein MKNASSASVFHSYLPDQSVLSNNQLYDYVDAYQIVVPSSKTISPDSLAKAFFSSDSKWIKGLFELRNKVVAIFGLKTGKESSRQNLPTSYQVGTSVGLFKILEKTENEIIMGENDRHLDFKVSLLAQQTGNTNSSITISTVVNYHNWFGKFYFFFVKPFHKRIVPVMLKKIAASPDFVGN
- a CDS encoding efflux RND transporter permease subunit, whose translation is MSEFFIRRPIVAMVISIIMVIMGLLTLRNIPIAQYPEITPPMIQVTTTYTGANAVNVEQAVATPIEQQVNGVEKMLYMKSINANDGSLVLQVSFEVGADLDNANMLTQNKVSQANARLPIEVKNFGVVTKKSLVFPMLLISLSSPNETYNSEFLSNYANINIIDELARLPGVGSVSLFGGFDYSMRVWINPDRLSKLNLTANDVINAVKKQNTIVPGGKFGAPPTPKTVDNTYTVRLQDRLATEEEFGNIIIKSSEQGALVRLKDVARIELGTENYNSYSRINGKPAASIGVYQLPGSNALEVADKVKATMEELRKRFPPNLKYDVSLDTTAAISAGINEIVHTLFEAVILVILVVFIFLQDWRATLIPLLTVPVSLIGTFIIFPLLGFSVNVLSLLGLVLAIGIVVDDAIVVVEAVIHNIEHGMNPKEATQKAMKEVGGPVVAIALILAAVFIPVALAGGITGRLYQQFAITIAISVIFSAFNALTLSPALAAMLLRPKQEQKGWLDRFFTKFNNMFDRFTNKYVNAVTALLRKSYRAILFIIILVVAVGLLGKAIPAGFVPEEDQGYFMLNIQLPDAASLNRSDEVARKIEQIMSKIDGVQYYSTIMGYSMITGSYSTNTAFVFVALKPWEERKHTVFDIIKQTNSEFAREITEATAIAFGPPPIVGLGTGAGFTIMIQDKTGNTPEYLSNETRKFIAAASKRPEIGKIYSVYRSNVPQKRIVLDLDKAEKLGVDISEINSTISAYLGSSYVNDFNKFGRQYKVFVQAESQYRLSPQDLNLFFVRSRNGTIVPVNTLVTVSDTTGPEYTNRFNMFRAAEVNGTPAEGYSSSQALAALEETANEVLPKGMGYSWSNMSYQEKAAEGTAAVMFATALVFVFLILAAQYESWRLPFSVLLGTPIAVFGAFLGLWLCGFFSSSYQNNVFAQIGLVMLIGLSAKNAILIVEFAKEAHEKHGKSIFDSAIEAARLRFRPILMTAFAFILGVVPLLTAAGAGAEARKVMGMAVFAGMLVATFLGVLLVPSFFNWIETLGKKKNKTDQSAEQKTGN
- a CDS encoding sensor histidine kinase, coding for MSQPDKKKEDQKHSLLYYNLKYARVGLLVGVGICALNFFHDFTLSWKSVFACFLFSMTITLSITNLIYLSHCLFKRQDVRNVRFVVLNFILMGVGIFVATEFCFFVLYLLDGKWTPMKEQYNNLVFNLFLGFFIGGYNHIITLQKENYEYRLKENEYQLTKLQELKIRAELETLQAKINPHFLYNSLNSIASLVYTDPEKAEKMVLMLSKLFRVSINSGEENFGTIANEIDIVKTYLDIENIRLGDRLSVKISVKDELQDVKIPRFLLQPLVENSIKHGISKVAEKGEVIIEVKALPDNKLAIWVADNGPAFPEVLEPGYGMQSTFDKLKLLYGDDHVLNILSTPHKGIQIIIPNLVVKQLAHEIY
- a CDS encoding efflux transporter outer membrane subunit, with translation MKRFILFISLLPLVSSCLVGPKYSRPQMNVPNNYAQQSDSLRRDSIANIKWWELYQDTTLQSLVRVALDENKDLKTAIARVEESKAVLGFNKANLYPFLDYNAKASYTKLNENAQTTGIGIDGESYSLLGSLNWEIDLWGKFRHANRSAYAQLLADQENQKAITISVIAQVADLYFQLRGLDERLAISRNTVQTREESYVLISARFEKGYVAEIDKFQAEQQVAFAAANIPSIERDIVSVENALQVLLGRSPGSIIRGMQNSEQNIQLEIPAGLPSELLEKRPDVRAAEQSLISQNEQIGVAQALRFPSLSLTGFGGVSSSDLSNLIDNGSLATGIAGQLFGPIFRFGQNKRRVEIERSRTEQLMYQYEKTVLIAFSDVETSLKAVNTYQDEYAARNREVTANRNIARLSRARYDGGFTTFLEVLESERQLYESELQKSITKQNQLSATVQLYKALGGGW